The following coding sequences are from one Rutidosis leptorrhynchoides isolate AG116_Rl617_1_P2 chromosome 11, CSIRO_AGI_Rlap_v1, whole genome shotgun sequence window:
- the LOC139874656 gene encoding uncharacterized protein: MSFPDPQPLAENSRRDKSKFCIFLDDYGHDTNRCRNLAELIAEAFEQESNAPQVPNAGAIVQADRKAPAVKNLGVKMVSKKENLRELHVINVVEVQSGMSVFQVSEQFSNWQCASITFPPINLSADLDKPVVVSCRIVNTGIIIMKVHVDTVSSVDVMYEQCFNKLPAHVRALLKPTTVSLAGFSGESTWPIGQLELKIELVDDCDEMLEWQALLNLYVMRNQSRFNMILGSTALRMFGAISSTLHGMVKFSTCNGVGTLTLAVIEPMCAMITARESIGIEGHAVLAE, encoded by the exons ATGTCTTTTCCTGATCCTCAGCCTTTAGCGGAGAATAGCAGGCGTGATAAGTCCAAATTTTGCATTTTCCTTGATGACTATGGTCATGATACTAACCGCTGTCGGAATTTGGCAGAATTAATTGCGGAAGCATTTGAGCAAG AATCTAATGCTCCACAAGTGCCAAATGCTGGTGCGATAGTTCAAGCTGACCGGAAAGCCCCCGCAGTAAAGAATTTAGGGGTTAAAATGGTGAGCAAGAAGGAGAATTTGCGTGAACTACATGTTATTAATGTGGTGGAAGTTCAAAGTGGAATGTCAGTGTTTCAAGTATCTGAGCAATTCTCAAATTGGCAATGCGCCTCTATTACTTTCCCTCCCATAAACTTGAGCGCGGATCTTGATAAACCAGTTGTGGTTTCATGTCGCATTGTGAACACTGGTATTATAATAATGAAAGTGCATGTTGATACTGTTAGTAGTGTGGATGTCATGTACGAACAGTGTTTCAACAAATTGCCTGCACATGTTAGGGCTTTGCTAAAACCTACTACGGTTTCGCTAGCTGGTTTTTCAGGGGAATCAACTTGGCCTATTGGTCAATTGGAATTGAAAATTGAATTGGTAGATGACTGCGATGAAATGCTAGAGTGGCAAGCCTTGTTAAACCTTTATGTAATGCGTAATCAGTCTAGGTTTAACATGATTCTTGGGAGCACTGCTTTACGCATGTTTGGCGCAATATCATCTACATTGCATGGAATGGTAAAGTTTTCTACTTGCAATGGTGTTGGTACGCTAACTTTGGCGGTAATTGAACCAATGTGCGCGATGATTACTGCACGAGAAAGCATTGGTATTGAAGGGCATGCGGTGCTCGCTGAATAG